One Obesumbacterium proteus DNA window includes the following coding sequences:
- a CDS encoding glycoside-pentoside-hexuronide (GPH):cation symporter, whose product MNENKLSVKEKIGYGMGDAGCNMIGSAIMMFLSYFYTDIFGLAPALVGVLLLSVRVLDAVTDPIMGAIADRTQTRWGRFRPYLLWVSFPYVIFSVLMFTTPEWTYNSKVIYAFVTYFLMSLTYTAINIPYCSLGGVITADPKERVSCQSYRFIMVGIATLILSSTLLPMADWFGGEDKAKGYQMAMGVLALIGLFMFLFCFATVRERIKPAVPSNDALKQDLRDVWKNDQWVRILLLTFCNVCPGFIRMAATMYYVVWVMEKSTHFATLFISLGVIGMMFGSALAKPLTDRYCKLKVFFWTNIVLALFSCGFYWVNPHATTLVLVLYFLLNILHQLPSPLHWSLMADVDDYGEWKTGKRSTGISFSGNLFFLKVGLAVAGAMVGFLLSAYGYDAGAARQSDSAVGGIILLFTVIPGIGYLITAGVVRLLKVDRNMMIQIQSDLAKRRENYQELNALIDAKQAKPHTV is encoded by the coding sequence ATGAATGAAAACAAGCTCTCGGTAAAAGAAAAGATCGGGTACGGAATGGGGGATGCTGGTTGCAACATGATCGGCAGCGCCATCATGATGTTCCTGAGCTATTTCTACACCGATATCTTTGGTTTAGCTCCCGCATTAGTTGGCGTGTTGCTCCTTTCGGTACGTGTTTTGGACGCCGTTACCGACCCGATTATGGGCGCCATTGCCGACCGCACTCAAACTCGCTGGGGGCGTTTCCGTCCTTATCTGCTCTGGGTATCATTCCCTTACGTCATTTTCAGCGTATTGATGTTTACCACGCCAGAATGGACCTATAACAGCAAAGTTATCTATGCGTTTGTGACCTACTTCCTGATGTCACTGACCTACACCGCCATCAATATTCCTTATTGCTCACTGGGCGGCGTGATCACCGCCGATCCCAAAGAGCGCGTTTCCTGCCAGTCTTACCGCTTCATCATGGTTGGGATCGCCACGTTGATTTTGTCTTCCACCCTTCTGCCGATGGCGGATTGGTTTGGCGGCGAAGATAAAGCAAAAGGCTATCAGATGGCGATGGGCGTGCTGGCGCTGATCGGCCTATTTATGTTTCTGTTCTGCTTTGCCACCGTTCGCGAGCGCATAAAACCCGCCGTTCCCAGTAATGATGCGCTAAAGCAGGATTTACGCGACGTATGGAAGAACGATCAGTGGGTACGTATTCTGCTGCTCACGTTCTGCAACGTCTGCCCGGGCTTTATTCGCATGGCCGCAACCATGTATTACGTCGTATGGGTAATGGAAAAAAGCACGCATTTCGCCACTCTGTTTATCAGTTTGGGCGTGATTGGCATGATGTTCGGCAGTGCGCTGGCAAAACCGTTAACCGATCGCTACTGCAAACTTAAGGTCTTCTTCTGGACTAATATCGTGCTCGCACTCTTCTCCTGTGGCTTCTATTGGGTAAACCCACACGCGACCACTCTGGTTCTGGTGCTCTATTTCTTGCTCAATATTCTGCACCAGCTCCCTTCCCCGCTGCACTGGTCACTGATGGCCGACGTTGACGACTACGGCGAATGGAAAACCGGTAAGCGCAGCACCGGGATCAGCTTCTCAGGCAACCTATTCTTCCTCAAAGTAGGCTTAGCCGTGGCAGGTGCGATGGTGGGATTCTTACTTTCAGCTTACGGCTACGACGCCGGTGCAGCACGTCAGAGCGACAGCGCCGTAGGTGGCATTATCCTGCTTTTCACCGTCATTCCGGGAATTGGCTATTTGATTACCGCAGGCGTTGTTCGCCTATTGAAAGTTGACCGCAACATGATGATTCAAATTCAGAGCGATCTGGCTAAACGTCGCGAAAACTATCAAGAACTCAATGCGCTAATCGATGCCAAACAGGCGAAGCCACATACCGTTTAA
- the pdhR gene encoding pyruvate dehydrogenase complex transcriptional repressor PdhR, with the protein MAYSKIRQPKLSDVIEQQLEYLILEGTLRPGEKLLPERELAKQFDVSRPSLREAIQRLEAKGLLLRRQGGGTFVQTNLWQSFSDPLAELLADHPESQFDLLETRHALEGIAAYYAALRGTDEDLTRIRTCHLVIQEAQESGDLDAEADAVMQYQVAVTEAAHNVVLLHLLRCMAPMLEQNVKQNFELLYSRREMLAKVNDHRASIFEAIVAREPEKAREASHRHLAFIEDILLELNREHSRRERSLRRLQQRKD; encoded by the coding sequence ATGGCCTACAGCAAAATTCGTCAACCGAAACTATCAGATGTCATCGAACAGCAACTGGAATATCTGATTCTGGAAGGCACGCTGCGCCCAGGAGAAAAACTTCTTCCCGAGCGTGAGCTGGCGAAACAGTTTGATGTGTCTCGACCTTCTTTAAGAGAAGCGATACAGCGGCTAGAAGCAAAAGGATTGCTGTTGCGTCGTCAGGGAGGCGGTACTTTCGTTCAAACCAACCTCTGGCAAAGTTTTAGCGATCCCTTGGCTGAACTGCTGGCAGACCATCCAGAATCACAATTCGATTTGCTTGAAACCCGTCATGCGCTTGAAGGTATTGCTGCTTATTACGCAGCACTGCGTGGCACAGACGAAGATTTAACCCGTATTCGCACCTGCCATCTGGTTATCCAAGAGGCGCAGGAAAGCGGCGATTTAGACGCTGAAGCGGATGCGGTTATGCAGTATCAGGTCGCGGTGACCGAAGCTGCACATAACGTGGTTCTTCTGCATTTGTTGCGCTGCATGGCGCCGATGCTGGAGCAAAACGTGAAACAGAACTTTGAGTTGCTTTACTCGCGCCGTGAAATGTTGGCCAAGGTAAACGACCATCGTGCCAGCATTTTTGAGGCGATTGTGGCACGCGAGCCAGAGAAAGCTCGTGAAGCATCGCACCGCCATCTGGCATTTATTGAGGATATCTTGTTGGAACTCAATCGTGAGCATAGCCGCCGTGAGCGGTCGCTGCGCAGACTCCAGCAACGCAAGGATTAA
- the ampE gene encoding beta-lactamase regulator AmpE: MTLFSLLLVLAWERLFKLGHHWQIDHRFEPIFRVGSGASLPKTLLMAIVWMVVVFAALWAAHGMFFGVLSLALWIIIALFCIGAGEIRKHYRAYLAAARKGDEHATDQMATELALIHGLPTDCTADVRLRELQNALVWINFRFYLAPLFWFVVAGPYGPVALAGYAMLRAYQTWLTRQGSPLLRAQSGVDLILNWLDWIPVRLAGVTYALLGHGERALPAWLASLGDVHTSQYKVLTNLAQFSLARDPHLDPIKTPRAAVTLARKITMVLLVVVALLTIYGALM; encoded by the coding sequence ATGACTCTGTTTTCGTTGTTACTGGTATTAGCGTGGGAGCGTCTGTTTAAGCTCGGCCATCATTGGCAAATCGATCATCGCTTTGAGCCGATATTTCGCGTGGGCTCTGGTGCATCGTTGCCCAAAACATTGCTGATGGCGATCGTTTGGATGGTGGTGGTATTTGCCGCTTTGTGGGCCGCACACGGCATGTTCTTTGGTGTGCTGTCATTGGCGCTGTGGATCATTATCGCGCTGTTTTGTATTGGTGCCGGTGAGATCCGTAAGCACTATCGAGCCTATCTGGCTGCTGCGCGCAAAGGCGACGAGCATGCCACCGATCAGATGGCGACCGAGCTGGCATTGATTCATGGTTTGCCGACGGATTGCACGGCTGATGTTCGTTTACGTGAACTGCAAAATGCGCTGGTTTGGATTAACTTTCGTTTCTATCTCGCGCCGCTATTTTGGTTTGTGGTGGCCGGCCCGTATGGCCCCGTTGCATTAGCTGGATATGCCATGCTGCGTGCTTACCAAACATGGCTAACACGTCAGGGTTCGCCGTTATTGCGTGCACAATCGGGCGTGGATTTGATACTGAACTGGCTTGATTGGATCCCCGTGCGTTTAGCCGGTGTGACCTATGCGCTGCTAGGCCATGGTGAAAGGGCACTGCCTGCATGGCTCGCGTCACTGGGGGATGTTCACACGTCGCAATATAAAGTACTGACCAATTTGGCTCAGTTCTCCTTAGCGCGCGATCCGCATCTCGACCCGATTAAAACGCCGCGTGCGGCGGTAACATTAGCGCGAAAAATCACCATGGTGCTGCTGGTGGTTGTGGCGTTGCTGACGATTTATGGGGCGTTAATGTAG
- the aceE gene encoding pyruvate dehydrogenase (acetyl-transferring), homodimeric type has protein sequence MSERLNNDVDPIETRDWLQAIESVIREEGVERAQYLIDQVLGEARKGGVNLPTGATSRNYVNTIAVEDEPAYPGNLELERRIRSAIRWNAVMTVLRASKKDLELGGHMASFQSSATVYEVCFNHFFRARNQKDGGDLVYFQGHISPGVYARAFLEGRLTEEQMNNFRQEVHGKGLSSYPHPKLMPEFWQFPTVSMGLGPIGAIYQAKFLKYLEHRGLKDTSEQTVYAFLGDGEMDEPESKGAITIATREKLDNLCFIINCNLQRLDGPVTGNGKIVNELEGIFAGAGWNVIKVIWGSRWDELLRKDTSGKLIQLMNETLDGDYQTFKSKDGAYVREHFFGRYPETAALVKDMSDDEIWALNRGGHDPKKVYAALKKAKDTKGQATVILAHTVKGYGMGDTAEGKNIAHQVKKMNMDGVRQFRDRFNVPVADSEIEKLPYVTFDKDSEESKYLHERRQALQGYLPTRLTHFTEKLEMPALSDFGSLLEEQNKEISTTIAFVRALNVMLKNKSIKDRLVPIIADEARTFGMEGLFRQIGIYSPNGQQYTPQDREQVAYYKEDEKGQILQEGINELGAASSWLAAATSYSTNDLPMIPFYIYYSMFGFQRIGDLCWAAGDQQARGFLIGGTSGRTTLNGEGLQHEDGHSHIQSLTIPNCISYDPAYAYEVAVIMHDGLERMYGEAQENVYYYITTLNENYHMPAMPQGAEEGIRKGIYKLETLEGSKGKVQLLGSGSILRHVREAAKILAEEYGVGSDTYSVTSFTELARDGQDCERWNMLHPTETPRVPYIAQVMNDAPAVASTDYMKLFAEQVRTYVPASDYRVLGTDGFGRSDSRENLRHHFEVDASYVVVAALGELAKRGEIEASVVADAIKKFDINPEKVNPRLA, from the coding sequence ATGTCAGAACGTTTAAACAATGACGTGGACCCGATCGAAACCCGCGACTGGCTGCAGGCGATCGAATCGGTCATCCGTGAAGAAGGTGTAGAGCGCGCTCAGTACCTGATTGATCAAGTATTGGGTGAAGCCCGTAAAGGCGGCGTAAATCTGCCTACCGGAGCGACCAGCCGCAACTACGTCAATACCATTGCGGTAGAAGACGAGCCTGCGTACCCAGGTAATCTGGAGCTGGAACGCCGCATCCGTTCAGCGATTCGTTGGAACGCGGTCATGACTGTTCTGCGTGCATCGAAAAAGGATCTGGAGCTGGGTGGCCACATGGCTTCTTTCCAGTCTTCCGCAACGGTATACGAAGTCTGCTTTAACCACTTCTTCCGCGCTCGTAACCAGAAAGACGGCGGCGACTTGGTGTACTTCCAGGGCCACATTTCTCCGGGCGTTTACGCTCGTGCCTTCCTTGAAGGCCGTTTGACCGAAGAACAGATGAACAACTTCCGTCAGGAAGTTCACGGTAAAGGCCTGTCCTCTTACCCGCATCCTAAACTGATGCCTGAATTCTGGCAGTTCCCAACTGTATCAATGGGTCTGGGCCCAATCGGTGCAATCTATCAGGCTAAATTCCTGAAATATCTGGAACACCGTGGCCTGAAAGACACCTCTGAACAAACCGTTTACGCTTTCTTGGGCGATGGTGAGATGGATGAGCCAGAATCTAAAGGTGCGATCACTATCGCAACTCGTGAAAAACTGGATAACCTGTGCTTCATCATCAACTGTAACCTGCAACGTCTGGATGGCCCGGTCACCGGTAACGGCAAAATCGTTAACGAACTGGAAGGCATCTTCGCAGGCGCTGGCTGGAACGTGATTAAGGTTATCTGGGGTAGCCGTTGGGATGAGCTGCTGCGTAAAGATACCAGCGGTAAACTGATCCAGCTGATGAACGAAACGCTGGACGGCGACTACCAGACCTTCAAATCCAAAGACGGCGCTTATGTTCGTGAGCACTTCTTCGGTCGTTACCCTGAAACCGCCGCTCTGGTTAAAGACATGAGCGATGACGAAATCTGGGCATTGAACCGTGGCGGCCACGATCCTAAGAAAGTCTACGCTGCACTGAAAAAAGCGAAAGATACCAAAGGCCAAGCGACCGTTATTCTTGCCCACACCGTTAAAGGTTATGGCATGGGTGACACCGCCGAAGGTAAGAACATCGCTCACCAGGTTAAGAAAATGAACATGGACGGCGTGCGCCAGTTCCGTGATCGCTTCAACGTACCTGTGGCTGATTCTGAAATCGAAAAACTGCCATACGTGACGTTTGATAAAGATTCTGAAGAGTCCAAGTACCTGCACGAACGCCGTCAGGCGCTGCAAGGCTACCTGCCAACTCGTCTGACTCACTTCACCGAGAAACTGGAAATGCCTGCGCTGTCAGACTTCGGTTCTCTGTTGGAAGAGCAGAACAAAGAAATTTCCACCACCATCGCTTTCGTTCGTGCCCTGAACGTGATGCTGAAGAACAAGTCGATCAAAGATCGTCTGGTTCCAATCATCGCCGACGAAGCGCGTACCTTTGGTATGGAAGGCCTGTTCCGTCAGATCGGTATCTACAGCCCTAACGGCCAGCAGTACACCCCGCAGGACCGTGAGCAGGTTGCTTACTACAAAGAAGACGAAAAAGGTCAGATCCTGCAGGAAGGTATCAACGAACTGGGTGCAGCATCATCTTGGCTGGCGGCGGCAACGTCTTACAGCACCAACGATCTGCCAATGATCCCGTTCTACATCTACTACTCCATGTTCGGTTTCCAGCGTATCGGCGACCTGTGCTGGGCAGCGGGTGACCAACAGGCTCGTGGCTTCCTGATCGGTGGTACTTCAGGTCGTACAACCCTGAACGGTGAAGGTCTGCAGCACGAAGATGGCCATAGCCACATTCAGTCTCTGACTATCCCGAACTGTATCTCTTACGATCCAGCATACGCTTACGAAGTGGCAGTCATCATGCATGACGGCTTGGAGCGCATGTACGGTGAAGCACAAGAAAACGTTTACTACTACATCACTACGCTGAACGAAAACTACCACATGCCGGCAATGCCGCAGGGTGCAGAAGAAGGTATCCGTAAAGGTATCTACAAACTGGAAACTCTGGAAGGTAGCAAAGGTAAGGTTCAGTTGCTGGGTTCAGGCTCTATCCTGCGTCACGTTCGTGAAGCGGCTAAGATCCTGGCTGAAGAATACGGCGTGGGTTCTGATACCTACAGCGTAACTTCCTTCACCGAGCTGGCTCGTGATGGTCAGGACTGTGAGCGTTGGAACATGCTGCACCCAACCGAAACTCCACGTGTACCGTACATCGCTCAGGTGATGAACGATGCGCCAGCGGTTGCGTCTACCGACTACATGAAGCTGTTCGCAGAACAGGTTCGTACTTACGTTCCAGCCAGCGATTATCGCGTACTGGGTACTGACGGCTTCGGTCGTTCAGACAGCCGCGAAAACCTGCGTCACCACTTTGAAGTTGATGCTTCTTACGTTGTGGTTGCTGCACTGGGTGAACTGGCTAAACGCGGTGAAATCGAAGCTTCTGTGGTTGCTGATGCAATTAAGAAATTCGACATCAACCCAGAAAAAGTTAACCCGCGTCTGGCATAA
- the ampD gene encoding 1,6-anhydro-N-acetylmuramyl-L-alanine amidase AmpD gives MRLEDGWIVGVERVPSPHFDDRPDGEEPSLLVVHNISLPPGEFGGPYISQLFNGTLRADEHPFFAEIQHLRVSAHCLIRRDGTVIQYVPFNRRAWHAGVSSFEGRERCNDFSIGIELEGTDTQAFEPEQYRKLAEINALLMDEYPITPQRVTGHSDIAPGRKTDPGPMFFWDEYRQILSRYIKNK, from the coding sequence ATGCGATTAGAAGACGGCTGGATTGTTGGCGTTGAGCGCGTGCCTTCGCCTCATTTTGACGATCGCCCAGATGGTGAAGAGCCGTCATTGCTGGTGGTTCATAATATTAGCTTACCGCCGGGTGAGTTTGGCGGGCCGTACATCAGCCAGCTGTTTAACGGGACATTACGTGCCGATGAGCATCCTTTTTTTGCTGAAATTCAGCATTTACGCGTCTCAGCACACTGCCTGATACGCCGTGATGGAACGGTGATTCAATATGTGCCTTTTAATCGCCGAGCGTGGCATGCGGGAGTCTCTAGTTTTGAAGGGCGTGAACGCTGCAATGATTTTTCGATTGGAATTGAGTTAGAGGGCACGGATACCCAAGCGTTTGAGCCCGAGCAGTATCGCAAGCTGGCTGAAATTAACGCATTGCTGATGGATGAATACCCGATAACGCCTCAGCGTGTGACTGGACATAGCGATATTGCGCCAGGACGAAAAACCGATCCCGGGCCAATGTTTTTCTGGGATGAATATCGCCAGATTTTAAGTCGTTACATAAAAAATAAATAA
- a CDS encoding family 43 glycosylhydrolase, with product MTVFPNPLIEQRADPYIHLHQDGWYYFIASVPEYDRLELRRAQTLEQLADAKPVTIWRKPENGPMSHLIWAPELHFFNGQWVIYFATAHSPEIKEGLFQHRMFALTCNDADPLSGNWIERGRVITPLDTFSLDATSFAYQGKRYYLWAQKDPEVYGNSNLYLAELENAWTIKGQPVMLSKPELEWETRGFWVNEGPAAIRHGGRIFITYSASATDENYCMGLLWAKDGADILDASQWHKAQKPVFGTARHNRQFGPGHNSFTQTKEGDDVLVYHARNYTEIEGDPLYDPNRHTRIKTFTWDEQGMPVFGEPLGDNR from the coding sequence ATGACCGTTTTTCCTAACCCGCTGATTGAACAGCGCGCCGATCCCTATATTCATTTGCATCAGGATGGTTGGTATTACTTCATCGCTTCGGTGCCCGAATACGATCGCTTGGAGCTACGGCGCGCCCAAACGCTAGAACAACTGGCCGACGCGAAACCCGTCACCATTTGGCGCAAGCCAGAAAATGGCCCCATGAGCCACCTAATTTGGGCGCCAGAGCTGCATTTCTTCAATGGACAATGGGTGATTTATTTTGCCACTGCGCATTCACCAGAGATTAAAGAAGGGCTATTCCAGCATCGCATGTTCGCTCTAACCTGCAACGACGCCGATCCGCTAAGCGGAAACTGGATTGAGCGAGGCAGAGTCATCACGCCATTGGATACGTTTTCACTCGACGCCACCAGTTTTGCATACCAAGGTAAACGCTATTATCTTTGGGCGCAGAAAGATCCTGAGGTTTACGGCAACTCTAATCTTTACCTCGCTGAGCTTGAAAATGCATGGACGATAAAAGGCCAGCCGGTCATGCTGAGCAAGCCTGAACTGGAATGGGAAACACGCGGCTTTTGGGTCAACGAAGGGCCAGCGGCCATTCGTCACGGAGGAAGAATTTTTATCACCTACTCCGCCAGCGCCACCGATGAAAACTATTGCATGGGGCTGCTATGGGCGAAGGACGGCGCTGATATTCTCGATGCCTCTCAGTGGCATAAAGCGCAAAAGCCCGTATTTGGCACCGCACGCCATAACCGCCAATTTGGTCCGGGGCATAACAGTTTTACGCAAACCAAAGAGGGCGACGACGTACTGGTTTACCACGCGCGTAACTACACTGAAATCGAAGGCGATCCGTTGTATGACCCAAACCGCCACACGCGCATCAAAACCTTTACGTGGGATGAACAAGGGATGCCGGTGTTTGGGGAACCGTTGGGGGATAATAGGTAG
- the nadC gene encoding carboxylating nicotinate-nucleotide diphosphorylase, whose protein sequence is MPTRRYSADTRRAELLERIENDIPYAVSLALREDLGGEVDADRDISAQLLPNDREATATIITREAGVFCGVRWLEEVFLQLGRKVTIEWQVKDGDTLVPNQCLCKLTGPARILLTGERTALNFLQTLSGVSTTVSHYVKILAGTKTQLLDTRKTIPGMRTALKYAVLCGGGSNHRLGLSDAFLIKENHIIAAGSIKKAVEQAFWMHTDVPVEVEVESIDELREALDAGADIIMLDNFTTDMMREAVALTGDLAQLEVSGNVTDETLREFAETGVDFISVGALTKHIKALDLSMRFQ, encoded by the coding sequence ATGCCGACACGCCGCTACAGCGCCGATACGCGCCGAGCCGAGCTGTTAGAACGTATTGAAAACGACATCCCTTACGCGGTGTCTCTGGCTCTACGAGAAGATTTGGGCGGCGAAGTAGACGCTGACCGTGATATCTCTGCGCAACTATTGCCAAACGATAGGGAAGCCACCGCCACCATCATCACCCGTGAAGCAGGCGTTTTTTGCGGCGTTCGCTGGTTAGAAGAAGTTTTTCTGCAACTAGGGCGGAAAGTCACTATCGAGTGGCAAGTGAAAGATGGTGACACACTGGTTCCAAATCAATGCCTGTGTAAACTGACCGGCCCTGCCCGCATCCTGCTAACCGGCGAAAGAACCGCGTTGAACTTTTTACAAACGCTCAGCGGCGTATCAACAACGGTCAGCCACTATGTGAAGATTTTGGCCGGAACAAAAACGCAGCTGCTCGACACGCGAAAAACCATCCCCGGGATGCGAACCGCGCTGAAGTATGCGGTATTGTGCGGCGGCGGGAGCAACCACCGCCTTGGGCTTTCTGACGCTTTCCTAATTAAAGAAAACCACATCATCGCCGCAGGTTCGATAAAAAAAGCCGTCGAACAAGCATTTTGGATGCATACCGATGTGCCGGTCGAAGTGGAAGTCGAATCCATCGACGAGCTCAGAGAAGCGCTGGATGCCGGAGCCGATATTATCATGCTCGATAATTTCACCACCGATATGATGCGTGAAGCCGTGGCGCTTACCGGCGATCTCGCTCAGCTAGAGGTGTCTGGCAATGTGACCGATGAAACGCTGCGCGAGTTTGCTGAAACCGGCGTTGATTTCATTTCGGTCGGAGCCCTCACCAAGCACATCAAAGCGCTAGATCTCTCCATGCGCTTTCAGTAG
- a CDS encoding amino acid permease translates to MSDQQHRAQPHGDQLKRGLKNRHIQLIALGGAIGTGLFLGIAQTIKMAGPSVILGYAIGGFIAFLIMRQLGEMVVEEPVAGSFSHFAFKYWGNFAGFASGWNYWVLYVLVAMAELTAVGIYVQYWFPDIPTWVSAAVFFLAINAINLANVKVYGEMEFWFAIIKVVAIIGMIVFGAWLLLSGHAGPEASVTNLWEQGGFFPNGTMGLVMAMAVIMFSFGGLELVGITAAEADNPEKSIPKATNQVIYRILLFYIGSLSILLSLYPWGKVVEGGSPFVMIFHELDSNVVATILNIVVLTAALSVYNSCVYCNSRMLFGLAKQGNGPKALLKVDGRGVPVVAIGLSAAATLLCVLINYIMPGKAFELLMALVVSALVINWAMISLAHLRFRAAKNREGVVPKFQAFWYPFGNYLCLAFLCGILVIMYFTPGIQISVLLIPVWLIILGIGYAIKQRNQRNTNSVSSHS, encoded by the coding sequence ATGAGTGATCAGCAACATCGCGCTCAGCCTCACGGCGACCAACTGAAAAGGGGATTGAAAAATCGCCATATTCAGCTGATTGCTCTGGGTGGTGCCATCGGCACCGGACTGTTTTTAGGTATTGCACAAACCATCAAAATGGCGGGGCCGTCCGTTATTTTAGGCTACGCAATTGGTGGTTTTATTGCGTTCTTAATAATGCGTCAATTGGGTGAAATGGTGGTTGAAGAGCCTGTAGCAGGGTCTTTTAGCCACTTTGCCTTTAAATACTGGGGGAACTTTGCAGGTTTTGCCTCGGGCTGGAACTATTGGGTTCTTTACGTGCTCGTGGCGATGGCAGAGCTTACTGCCGTCGGCATTTATGTTCAGTACTGGTTCCCCGATATCCCTACATGGGTTTCTGCGGCAGTCTTCTTCCTCGCCATTAACGCCATTAACCTTGCGAACGTCAAAGTCTACGGTGAAATGGAATTCTGGTTTGCCATTATCAAAGTCGTCGCCATTATCGGCATGATTGTGTTCGGCGCATGGCTCTTACTGAGCGGCCACGCAGGGCCTGAAGCCAGCGTGACGAATCTGTGGGAGCAAGGTGGATTCTTCCCTAACGGCACCATGGGTCTGGTCATGGCGATGGCCGTTATCATGTTCTCATTCGGTGGATTAGAACTGGTTGGCATCACCGCAGCCGAAGCCGATAACCCAGAGAAAAGCATTCCTAAAGCCACGAATCAGGTTATTTACCGTATCCTGCTTTTCTATATTGGCTCTCTGTCTATCCTGCTTTCGCTTTATCCGTGGGGCAAAGTAGTGGAAGGCGGCAGTCCATTCGTGATGATTTTCCACGAATTAGACAGCAACGTTGTCGCCACCATTCTAAACATCGTGGTATTGACCGCTGCCCTATCGGTTTATAACAGCTGCGTGTATTGCAACAGTCGCATGTTGTTTGGTTTAGCCAAGCAGGGCAATGGGCCGAAAGCGTTACTGAAAGTCGATGGACGCGGCGTTCCCGTCGTAGCGATTGGGCTCTCGGCTGCCGCCACCCTGCTGTGCGTGCTGATTAACTACATCATGCCGGGCAAAGCCTTTGAGCTGCTGATGGCGCTGGTCGTTTCTGCTCTGGTGATCAACTGGGCGATGATTAGCTTAGCGCACCTGCGTTTCCGTGCGGCTAAAAATCGTGAAGGCGTGGTACCTAAGTTTCAGGCGTTCTGGTATCCGTTCGGCAACTACCTGTGCTTAGCCTTCCTGTGCGGGATCTTAGTCATCATGTACTTCACGCCGGGCATTCAGATTTCCGTGCTGCTGATACCGGTATGGCTGATTATTCTGGGTATTGGCTACGCCATAAAACAGCGGAACCAACGCAATACGAATAGCGTATCCAGCCACTCGTAA
- the ppdD gene encoding prepilin peptidase-dependent pilin → MQQTMVPHLIAHHQSGFTLIELMVVIAIIAILSAAGIPAYQSYIQKAAMTDMLQAMMPYKTAIELCALEQGSLSECNIGASGIPQSKSTTHVSSLNVSQGVITAVGQQALKGLTASLTPQLDSANGDLIWQKNCQASGENGALVTACEQVLRFPSAGGAQ, encoded by the coding sequence ATGCAGCAAACAATGGTTCCTCACTTAATAGCCCATCATCAAAGCGGATTTACCCTCATTGAGCTAATGGTCGTGATCGCCATCATCGCCATTCTCAGCGCCGCAGGCATTCCGGCGTACCAAAGCTATATCCAAAAAGCGGCAATGACCGACATGTTACAGGCCATGATGCCCTATAAAACGGCGATTGAGCTGTGCGCACTGGAACAAGGCAGCCTCTCTGAATGCAACATCGGTGCAAGTGGTATCCCTCAAAGCAAAAGCACAACGCATGTCAGCAGTCTCAACGTGTCTCAAGGCGTTATCACTGCGGTAGGACAACAGGCGTTAAAAGGATTAACCGCATCGCTCACACCACAGTTAGACAGCGCCAACGGCGATCTCATTTGGCAGAAAAACTGTCAGGCGTCGGGTGAAAACGGCGCGCTTGTCACCGCCTGTGAGCAGGTTCTGCGCTTCCCATCCGCAGGAGGCGCTCAGTGA